The Caretta caretta isolate rCarCar2 chromosome 10, rCarCar1.hap1, whole genome shotgun sequence genome has a window encoding:
- the TBC1D21 gene encoding TBC1 domain family member 21 isoform X1 encodes MKKVPIDKVEWEGYFDESGHLVKSRDFISSNILDRGLDPAVRSEAWKFLTGYYSWRSSHDERLTVDSMRRKSYEALCNMYDKIQPLLETEHRDFMQVRSFINSDLQRLYLRDAQGYAIVDKKRLEKILLLSYVCNTEAEYQQGFHEMLLLFQLLVEKEHEVYWLFQFFLQKTEHSCVVNIGVGKNLIMLKAVISFMDPVFAKHLEGKGRVVQSLFPWFCLFFQRVFKSFDDVWRLWEVFLMGIPCRNFQVIVAYTMLQSVRDQILRENMGGDDILMVCGNIIDLDADELISKACSTYKLLMEHKEKVPDELKEFFLQGDS; translated from the exons ATGAAGAAGGTGCCTATCGACAAGGTCGAGTGGGAAGGGTATTTTGATGAGAGCGGCCACCTGGTGAAATCTCGGGATTTTATTTCATCCAACATCCTGGACAGG GGTCTGGATCCAGCAGTGAGATCAGAGGCATGGAAGTTTCTCACTGGCTACTACTCCTGGAGGAGTTCACATGACGAGAGGCTGACCGTTGACAGCATGAGGAG GAAAAGTTACGAGGCCTTGTGCAACATGTATGACAAGATCCAGCCGTTACTAGAGACAGAGCACAGGGACTTCATGCAGGTCCGCAGCTTCATCA ATTCTGACCTGCAGAGACTGTACCTCCGAGACGCACAAGGCTACGCCATAGTGGACAAGAAACGGCTGGAGAAGATCCTTCTGCTAAGTTACGTATGCAACACGGaggctg AGTACCAGCAGGGGTTCCACGAGATGCTCCTGCTATTCCAATTGCTGGTGGAGAAGGAACATGAGGTCTACTGGCTGTTTCAATTCTTCCTCCAGAAAACA GAGCACAGCTGTGTTGTGAACATTGGGGTCGGGAAAAATCTGATAATGCTGAAAGCAGTGATATCATTTATGGATCCCGTCTTTGCAAAGCACTTGG AAGGGAAGGGCAGAGTTGTGCAGTCACTGTTCCCCTGGTTTTGCCTCTTCTTCCAGCGAGTCTTCAAATCCTTTGATGATGTCTGGAGACTGTGGGAG GTATTCCTGATGGGGATACCCTGCAGAAATTTCCAAGTGATCGTGGCCTACACTATGCTGCAGAGTGTCAGAGACCAAATCCTCCGGGAAAATATGGGTGGAGATGACATTTTAATG GTCTGTGGGAACATCATAGACCTGGATGCAGATGAGCTGATCTCCAAAGCCTGCTCCACATACAAACTGCTCATGGAACACAAGGAAAAG GTTCCAGATGAGCTGAAGGAGTTCTTCCTTCAGGGAGACTCATAG
- the TBC1D21 gene encoding TBC1 domain family member 21 isoform X3 has translation METISPHVSVSLIKSLSSLLGMKKVPIDKVEWEGYFDESGHLVKSRDFISSNILDRGLDPAVRSEAWKFLTGYYSWRSSHDERLTVDSMRRKSYEALCNMYDKIQPLLETEHRDFMQVRSFINSDLQRLYLRDAQGYAIVDKKRLEKILLLSYVCNTEAEYQQGFHEMLLLFQLLVEKEHEVYWLFQFFLQKTEHSCVVNIGVGKNLIMLKAVISFMDPVFAKHLEGKGRVVQSLFPWFCLFFQRVFKSFDDVWRLWEVFLMGIPCRNFQVIVAYTMLQSVRDQILRENMGGDDILMVCGNIIDLDADELISKACSTYKLLMEHKEKVPDELKEFFLQGDS, from the exons GGGATGAAGAAGGTGCCTATCGACAAGGTCGAGTGGGAAGGGTATTTTGATGAGAGCGGCCACCTGGTGAAATCTCGGGATTTTATTTCATCCAACATCCTGGACAGG GGTCTGGATCCAGCAGTGAGATCAGAGGCATGGAAGTTTCTCACTGGCTACTACTCCTGGAGGAGTTCACATGACGAGAGGCTGACCGTTGACAGCATGAGGAG GAAAAGTTACGAGGCCTTGTGCAACATGTATGACAAGATCCAGCCGTTACTAGAGACAGAGCACAGGGACTTCATGCAGGTCCGCAGCTTCATCA ATTCTGACCTGCAGAGACTGTACCTCCGAGACGCACAAGGCTACGCCATAGTGGACAAGAAACGGCTGGAGAAGATCCTTCTGCTAAGTTACGTATGCAACACGGaggctg AGTACCAGCAGGGGTTCCACGAGATGCTCCTGCTATTCCAATTGCTGGTGGAGAAGGAACATGAGGTCTACTGGCTGTTTCAATTCTTCCTCCAGAAAACA GAGCACAGCTGTGTTGTGAACATTGGGGTCGGGAAAAATCTGATAATGCTGAAAGCAGTGATATCATTTATGGATCCCGTCTTTGCAAAGCACTTGG AAGGGAAGGGCAGAGTTGTGCAGTCACTGTTCCCCTGGTTTTGCCTCTTCTTCCAGCGAGTCTTCAAATCCTTTGATGATGTCTGGAGACTGTGGGAG GTATTCCTGATGGGGATACCCTGCAGAAATTTCCAAGTGATCGTGGCCTACACTATGCTGCAGAGTGTCAGAGACCAAATCCTCCGGGAAAATATGGGTGGAGATGACATTTTAATG GTCTGTGGGAACATCATAGACCTGGATGCAGATGAGCTGATCTCCAAAGCCTGCTCCACATACAAACTGCTCATGGAACACAAGGAAAAG GTTCCAGATGAGCTGAAGGAGTTCTTCCTTCAGGGAGACTCATAG
- the TBC1D21 gene encoding TBC1 domain family member 21 isoform X2, with amino-acid sequence MKKVPIDKVEWEGYFDESGHLVKSRDFISSNILDRGLDPAVRSEAWKFLTGYYSWRSSHDERLTVDSMRRKSYEALCNMYDKIQPLLETEHRDFMQVRSFINSDLQRLYLRDAQGYAIVDKKRLEKILLLSYVCNTEAEYQQGFHEMLLLFQLLVEKEHEVYWLFQFFLQKTEHSCVVNIGVGKNLIMLKAVISFMDPVFAKHLEGKGRVVQSLFPWFCLFFQRVFKSFDDVWRLWEVCGNIIDLDADELISKACSTYKLLMEHKEKVPDELKEFFLQGDS; translated from the exons ATGAAGAAGGTGCCTATCGACAAGGTCGAGTGGGAAGGGTATTTTGATGAGAGCGGCCACCTGGTGAAATCTCGGGATTTTATTTCATCCAACATCCTGGACAGG GGTCTGGATCCAGCAGTGAGATCAGAGGCATGGAAGTTTCTCACTGGCTACTACTCCTGGAGGAGTTCACATGACGAGAGGCTGACCGTTGACAGCATGAGGAG GAAAAGTTACGAGGCCTTGTGCAACATGTATGACAAGATCCAGCCGTTACTAGAGACAGAGCACAGGGACTTCATGCAGGTCCGCAGCTTCATCA ATTCTGACCTGCAGAGACTGTACCTCCGAGACGCACAAGGCTACGCCATAGTGGACAAGAAACGGCTGGAGAAGATCCTTCTGCTAAGTTACGTATGCAACACGGaggctg AGTACCAGCAGGGGTTCCACGAGATGCTCCTGCTATTCCAATTGCTGGTGGAGAAGGAACATGAGGTCTACTGGCTGTTTCAATTCTTCCTCCAGAAAACA GAGCACAGCTGTGTTGTGAACATTGGGGTCGGGAAAAATCTGATAATGCTGAAAGCAGTGATATCATTTATGGATCCCGTCTTTGCAAAGCACTTGG AAGGGAAGGGCAGAGTTGTGCAGTCACTGTTCCCCTGGTTTTGCCTCTTCTTCCAGCGAGTCTTCAAATCCTTTGATGATGTCTGGAGACTGTGGGAG GTCTGTGGGAACATCATAGACCTGGATGCAGATGAGCTGATCTCCAAAGCCTGCTCCACATACAAACTGCTCATGGAACACAAGGAAAAG GTTCCAGATGAGCTGAAGGAGTTCTTCCTTCAGGGAGACTCATAG